From the Ferroacidibacillus organovorans genome, the window TATGAACGGTCACCGTCGCGCACACGTCTACCACCGTGCAGACAACGCAGGCGACTATCATCCATTCATCCTCCACGTTCGCGCCATCTTCGCATGCATCACCCACACATGCATCATTCACAAACGCATCGCGATGGACTGGCGCACCGCGCTCAAGCTGCGCCTCCGGCCAAAAGAGCGAAACGAGCAACCTGACATCTTCGAAAAAAAGCGGATCAACCTGTAGCCATACCCGCGAGATCATTCCTGCGCTCCTCGCGCGACGATGATTTGCGCAACGCGCTCTTCTGAAAACCTTCCGATCACTGCGCTTTGCGTCATTCCTGCCGCGCGCAACGCCTCGACAAGCTGTTCCGCACCGACTGCCGGAAGCGCAAGCAATAGACCACCCGACGTCACGGCGTCAGCCAACACCGTGCGCAGATCAGGCGAAACATCCTGCGCAAACGTTGTCGCCTCCGAGACAAACAGCAAGTTCCGCTTGCTGCCAGCCGGAACAAGGCCTTGTTTTGCGTACTCCATCGTCCCTGCACAAATCGGCACCGCATCTGCGTCAAGAAGCAGTGTCCGCCGCGCACCGCGCGCCATCTCAAGCGCATGTCCAAGGAGACCAAACCCTGTGACATCTGTCACGGCATGCACTTCGTAACGCCTAGCAATCTCCGCCGCCGACCTGTTGAGCATTTTCATCCAGTGGATCGCTTCTTGCGCGTGCGCTTCAGAGGCGACCGCCTCCTTGATCGCCTTCGTGATGATCCCGGCGCCAATCGGCTTTGTCAACACCAAAACATCATTCGCCTCGGCGCCCGCGTTCGTCCAAACTTTCTCCGGATCGATAAGCCCTGTGACGGCCATGCCAAATTTCGGATCAACATCATCAATCGAGTGCCCGCCAAGAAGCGTCGCCCCCGCTTCGCGCACTTTGTCCGCGCCGCCGCGCAGGATCTCCGCAAGCAGTTCGTGCGGCAGTTTCGAGATGGGGAAACCGACGATGTTCAGCGCCGTCAAGGGCGTCCCCCCCATCGCGTAGATGTCGCTCAGGGCGTTGGCCGCGGCAATCTGGCCAAAGTCATACGGGTCGTCAACAATCGGCGTAAAATAATCCACCGTTTGTACAAGCGCAAGCGTATCACTCAAACGATAGACGCCTGCGTCATCCGACGTCTCAAGACCCACCAACAGATCGGGATTGGGAAGGGTCGGAGGTAAAAAAGACAAAACATGCTGAAGGTCCGCCGGACCGATTTTGCATCCTCAGCCAGATTTATCCGTAAGTGTCGTCAAACGAATTTTTTCACGCTCATCCCGCACAGGTGTTTGTGATTCCGCGGACGAGATCGTCTCGCTGCCAGGCAAAAATGGTTCGGACATCAAAGATCACCTCCTCTTTCATAATCCGCGCAATAATTGGCGGCGATTGGGCGCGCAGGCGCTCAAGCAGCATCTGTTCAGGCACGCCCGCGACACGCAGCGCGACACCATAGGAAGGCAGGTCCTCACTCGGCAGTGCGCCGCCGCCCACCTGCGATTCGACGCGCGTGACACGCACGTCCGCATGCGCGCCCTGCGCTGCGAGGCTCGCTCGAAGCGCCGAGGCAAGGCTTTCCGCATCGCTTTGCAAATCCTCAACGGTGCGCGTCATCATTTGCAGTGTCGGTATGCGCGTGCGCGCAATCTCTTCATCCCGGTAGAGCCAAAGCGTAGCCTCAAGCGCCGCGAGCGTTAATTTATCCACACGCAGCGCACGCAACAACTGATTCTTTTTCAAACGATCCACATAGCGCTTCTTGCCGCAAATGATTCCCGCCTGCGTTGCGCCAAGCAGTTTGTCGCCAGAAAAAGAGACGATGTCAACACCTGCCTCCACGCTCTCGCGCACCGTCGGCTCATCCCCAATCCCCGCCTTTTTAAGGTTAAAAAGCGAGCCGCTCCCAAGATCCTCATACACAGGTACATCATGCGCGTGCGCGCGCGCCACCAACGCTTCAAGTGGCGGTTTGGATGTAAAACCGAGCATCTTAAAATTGGAGGCATGCACCCGCAAGATAAGCGATACGCCAGCTTGAAGCGCCTGCTCATAGTCGCGCTCATGCGTCTTATTTGTCGTCCCTACCTCAACGAGCTGCGCGCCACTCTCGCGCATGATCTCGCTCACCCGAAACGATCCGCCAATCTCAATGAGTTCGCCGCGCGAGATGGCGACAGGAAGTCCGTTTGCCAATTCGCGCAGGATGAGAAAGACCGCCGCCGCATTGTTGTTGACAACAAGCGCCGCCTCTGCCCCTGTCAGTGCACAGATTGCGCGTTCCACATGGTCGTACCGTTCTCCACGCCGACCCGTCTCCAAATCAAGTTCCAGGTTGCTGTATCCGAGCGCACTCGCCTGCACTGCGGCGACCGCCTCCAAAGCCAGGGGCGCCCGCCCCAGATTCGTGTGAAGGACGATTCCTGTGGCATTGACGACTGCGCGCAAGTGAAGAAGGGACTGCCCAGTTAACACCTCATGCGCGACGCGCAAAATGGCAGATGAGTCCCAAGATTCGGGCTCATCCCCTTCGCGCAGCGCCGCGCGCGCCTGACGCAAGGCCTCTTGCAATGCGCGCACCACATCCGTGCGCGCGTGAGATTTACACCACAGCGTCACAACGTCTGACTCCAGCAGTTTGTGAACTGCCGGCAACTGTCGAAATCGAGTCGTATCCATTAGGCTTCATTTCATTCCTTTGCCACTCCGCTGCACAAAAACGTGCGATACACCCATTTTCAACTAGTATAGCAACGATCGCGAACGATTGCACCGCGCACACCGCAGCGCCATCCGGCGCAAAGCCTTTGCTTCCAGTCTTCTTTTTTGAGATGATAGATCGCATTCACAATCCGCTGATCCACGAAAGAGGGGACCTTTTCCCATGAGCGACACACGATCCACATCACAATCCACCATCTGGTATGAACGCGCCAAAGCGAGCATCCTCGGCGGAGTCAACAGCCCCGCGCGCTCCTTCAAATCCGTGGGCGGAACACCGCCTGTCACCATGGCACGCGCGCAAGGCGCCTACCTTTACGATGTGGATGGCAATCGCTACATCGACTACATCTGCGCCTATGGCCCGATCATCACAGGACACGCGCATCCCGCCATCGCCGAAGCAGTCACAAACGCCAGTCGCGAAGCTTCTTGTTTGGGACGCCGAGTGTGTGGGAGGCCCTTTACGCAGAACGACTGCAAGCTGCCATCCCCGAGCTTGAGCGTGTGCGCATGGTCAATTCCGGCACCGAAGCGGTGATGACCACCCTCCGCGTGGCGCGCGCCTACACCAAGCGTTCGCGCATCATCAAATTTGCGGGGTGCTACCACGGCCATTCCGACCCCGTCCTCGTCGCGGCAGGTTCCGGCCCCTCTTCTGTTGGCGTGCCAGATAGCGCAGGTGTCCCTGCGTCGACTGCACAGGAAGTCATCACAGTCCCCTTTAATGACCCCGTTTCCCTGAGACAGGCAGCGGCACATCACGGCTCGGAGGTTGCGGCCATTCTGATCGAGCCTGTCGTCGGCAACTTCGGCATCGTCACACCGCACCAGGGCTTTTTGGCCGAGGTTCGCCGCGTCGCAGATGAAATCGGCGCAGTGCTCATCTACGACGAGGTCATCACAGGTTTTCGCTTTCGCTACGGAGCCGTCGAGTTTGACGATGTAAAGCCTGATCTATATGCATTCGGAAAGATCATCGGCGGCGGTCTTCCCATCGGCGCATACGGCGGCAAGCGAGAAATCATGGAGCAAGTGTCGCCGCTCGGCCCTGCCTATCAGGCAGGTACCATGGCTGGAAACGCGATCTCACTGCGCGCCGGACTCGCGTGTCTCGAATTGCTCTCCGATCCATCCGTCTATGAACGCATGGAAAGCCTCGCCAAACGACTCGAAGAGGGGCTTCTTTCAGGCGCTCACACGCACGGCGTCGCAGTGACGGTAAATCGCTATAAAACCGCACTCACGCTCTATTTTGGCGCAGAAAAAATTGAAAACTACACACAGGCACAGCGCTCGAACAGCGAGCAATTCTCTGCATTTTTCCATCATCTCTTAAAGCACGGCGTTCACCTTGCGCCTTCAAAATACGAGGCGTGGTTTCTTACCACGGAGCACACAGAAGCCATGATTGATGAGACGATCGCCATTGCCAACAGCGCATTTGCCGCACTGCGCTCATAAAAAATCGCCGCTTCGCCTAACTGACACGAAACGGCATTCATAAAGGGTCACCCCAAACGAGGCATCTCTCGCTTGGGATGACCCTTGGCAATTTACTCTGGAAGAAAATCGCGAATCCGCTCGTGCATCACCGAAAATGGAAGATACCCCGTCACTTCGCAGACAACCACCCCGCGCGCGTAGACGCGCAGCGTCGGGACCGCCTGAATACGAAGCGCATTGGCCAGTGCGCGATCGCGCTCCACATCAACGCGCAAAACAGGTGCACGCGCGCCGTATAATTGGGCAATTTCGTCGAGCAGCGCTTCCATTCGAGCCGACGACTCATCCCACGACGCCACACTCGCGACGATTACAGTTGGCGCACGCTCATACACCTCACGCCACGCAGAGAGGGGGATCGATTGGCTCGAATCCTCCAACGTATACACCTGCCTCAAAAGCGATTCCTCAAACGGCGATCACTTCGAGAATTTCGGGCACAGACTGTTTGATCGCTCGCTCAATTCCCATTTTTAACGTCATCGTCGACATTGGGCACCCGCTGCATGCG encodes:
- a CDS encoding thioredoxin family protein, with the protein product MEDSSQSIPLSAWREVYERAPTVIVASVASWDESSARMEALLDEIAQLYGARAPVLRVDVERDRALANALRIQAVPTLRVYARGVVVCEVTGYLPFSVMHERIRDFLPE
- the selD gene encoding selenide, water dikinase SelD, which gives rise to MRLTTLTDKSGUGCKIGPADLQHVLSFLPPTLPNPDLLVGLETSDDAGVYRLSDTLALVQTVDYFTPIVDDPYDFGQIAAANALSDIYAMGGTPLTALNIVGFPISKLPHELLAEILRGGADKVREAGATLLGGHSIDDVDPKFGMAVTGLIDPEKVWTNAGAEANDVLVLTKPIGAGIITKAIKEAVASEAHAQEAIHWMKMLNRSAAEIARRYEVHAVTDVTGFGLLGHALEMARGARRTLLLDADAVPICAGTMEYAKQGLVPAGSKRNLLFVSEATTFAQDVSPDLRTVLADAVTSGGLLLALPAVGAEQLVEALRAAGMTQSAVIGRFSEERVAQIIVARGAQE
- the selA gene encoding L-seryl-tRNA(Sec) selenium transferase gives rise to the protein MDTTRFRQLPAVHKLLESDVVTLWCKSHARTDVVRALQEALRQARAALREGDEPESWDSSAILRVAHEVLTGQSLLHLRAVVNATGIVLHTNLGRAPLALEAVAAVQASALGYSNLELDLETGRRGERYDHVERAICALTGAEAALVVNNNAAAVFLILRELANGLPVAISRGELIEIGGSFRVSEIMRESGAQLVEVGTTNKTHERDYEQALQAGVSLILRVHASNFKMLGFTSKPPLEALVARAHAHDVPVYEDLGSGSLFNLKKAGIGDEPTVRESVEAGVDIVSFSGDKLLGATQAGIICGKKRYVDRLKKNQLLRALRVDKLTLAALEATLWLYRDEEIARTRIPTLQMMTRTVEDLQSDAESLASALRASLAAQGAHADVRVTRVESQVGGGALPSEDLPSYGVALRVAGVPEQMLLERLRAQSPPIIARIMKEEVIFDVRTIFAWQRDDLVRGITNTCAG